In Pan paniscus chromosome 13, NHGRI_mPanPan1-v2.0_pri, whole genome shotgun sequence, one DNA window encodes the following:
- the NDUFB3 gene encoding NADH dehydrogenase [ubiquinone] 1 beta subcomplex subunit 3, which yields MAHEHGHEHGHHKMELPDYRQWKIEGTPLETIQKKLAAKGLRDPWGRNEAWRYMGGFAKSVSFSDVFFKGFKWGFAAFVVAVGAEYYLESLNKDKKHH from the exons ATGGCCCATGAACATGGACATGAGCATGGACATCATAAAATGGAACTTCCAGATTATAGACAATGGAAGATAGAAGGGACACCATTAGAAACTATCCAGAAGAAGCTGGCTGCAAAAGGGCTAAGGGATCCATGGGGCCG caatgAAGCTTGGAGATACATGGGTGGCTTTGCAAAGAGTGTTTCCTTTTCTGATGTATTCTTTAAAGGATTCAAATGGGGATTTGCTGCATTTGTGGTAGCTGTAGGAGCTGAATATTACCTGGAGTCCCTGAATAAAGATAAGAAGCATCACTGA